The uncultured Desulfobulbus sp. genome window below encodes:
- a CDS encoding ATP-binding cassette domain-containing protein gives MLQATNIALSYGKRVIFKDVNIKFTHGNCYGLIGANGAGKSTFLKILAGQKDADKGEVSIDPKERIAVLQQDQFAFDEETVLNTVIRGHQKLYDIKVEREALYSKGELSEEEGMRCGDLEIEFGEMNGYEAESDAYVLLSGLGISEELGEMKMKELDAGDKVRVLLAQALFGNPDILLLDEPTNNLDVQSIAWLQEFLIRFSNTVIIVSHDRHFLNQVCTHMADIDFGQIRVYVGNYDFWYQASQLALQQRQQENKKAAAKVAELKEFIQRFSSNASKAKQATSRKKLLDKITVDDMPVSSRKYPWIAFKPERACGNVILEVDGLSKTIEGVEVLKDLTFSVNKGEKIGFVGTYGVAKTTLFQILAGEIEPDSGSFRWGQTITTSYFPKENSQFFKQNLRLLDWFAEFIPPTESESYSRGFLGRMLFSGDEVEKKTGVLSGGEKVRCLLAKMMLSGANALILDEPTNHLDLESITSLNNGLIAFPEVILFSSHDHECVATVANRIIELGPQGVIDKMIGYDDYLEDETIAAQRAAIYGR, from the coding sequence ATGCTCCAAGCGACCAATATTGCGCTTTCCTATGGCAAGCGCGTTATCTTTAAAGACGTCAACATCAAGTTTACCCATGGCAACTGCTATGGCCTGATTGGGGCCAATGGCGCGGGTAAATCGACCTTCTTAAAAATTCTTGCTGGCCAGAAAGACGCTGATAAGGGCGAGGTCTCCATCGATCCCAAAGAACGAATTGCTGTTTTGCAACAGGATCAATTCGCCTTTGATGAAGAGACTGTTCTCAACACCGTTATCCGTGGCCACCAGAAGCTCTACGACATAAAGGTCGAGCGTGAAGCCTTGTATTCCAAGGGTGAACTGAGCGAAGAAGAGGGGATGCGCTGTGGAGATCTCGAGATAGAATTCGGAGAAATGAACGGCTACGAAGCCGAGTCAGACGCGTACGTGCTCTTAAGCGGTCTTGGCATCTCCGAGGAGTTGGGCGAGATGAAGATGAAAGAGCTCGATGCCGGTGATAAGGTGCGCGTCCTGCTAGCCCAGGCGCTCTTTGGCAACCCGGATATTCTCCTGCTCGATGAACCCACCAATAACCTGGACGTGCAATCCATCGCCTGGCTGCAGGAGTTTTTGATCCGTTTTTCCAATACCGTCATCATCGTCTCCCATGACCGTCACTTCCTCAATCAGGTCTGCACCCATATGGCCGATATTGATTTTGGCCAGATCAGAGTCTATGTGGGCAACTATGATTTCTGGTACCAGGCCAGTCAGTTGGCTCTGCAACAACGGCAACAGGAAAACAAAAAAGCGGCAGCTAAAGTCGCTGAACTCAAAGAGTTTATTCAGCGTTTCTCCTCAAATGCCTCAAAGGCCAAACAGGCGACCTCACGCAAGAAGTTACTGGATAAAATCACCGTGGACGACATGCCGGTTTCCTCGCGTAAATATCCCTGGATTGCCTTTAAGCCCGAGCGGGCCTGCGGTAACGTGATTCTCGAAGTCGACGGTTTGAGCAAGACGATTGAAGGGGTCGAGGTGCTCAAAGATCTCACCTTTTCAGTCAATAAGGGAGAAAAAATCGGCTTTGTCGGCACCTACGGTGTGGCCAAGACGACCCTGTTTCAAATACTTGCCGGGGAGATTGAACCCGACTCTGGTAGCTTCCGTTGGGGCCAGACCATTACCACCTCCTATTTTCCAAAGGAAAATTCTCAGTTTTTTAAGCAAAACCTGCGTCTGCTCGATTGGTTTGCCGAGTTCATTCCCCCGACAGAAAGCGAGAGTTATTCGCGCGGATTCCTGGGACGGATGCTCTTTTCCGGTGACGAGGTGGAGAAAAAGACCGGAGTGCTCTCCGGTGGTGAGAAGGTACGCTGTCTCCTGGCGAAAATGATGCTCAGTGGAGCCAATGCCCTGATTCTCGATGAACCGACCAACCACCTGGATCTGGAGTCCATCACCTCACTCAACAACGGTTTAATCGCCTTTCCCGAGGTGATACTCTTCTCTTCACACGACCATGAGTGCGTCGCCACCGTTGCCAATCGGATCATCGAGCTGGGGCCCCAGGGCGTTATTGATAAGATGATCGGCTACGATGACTACCTGGAAGATGAGACCATCGCAGCGCAACGGGCTGCAATCTACGGCCGTTAA
- the nudC gene encoding NAD(+) diphosphatase, whose protein sequence is MNNKAYWILRYRNQILTTSTISSRDIFPFGEVLPFGSLNNPLPVGEWRGENCMTAELGTLPSIPHELVPLRSLHALAGNEAYVLAGRAVQLLDWQATHKFCGQCGGRTEQGRDPLSKECPACSLHFYPRISPAIMVLVSKGDTILLGRGPHFKPGVFSALSGFVEPGETLEQCVHREVREEVGIEVQNLQYFRSQPWPFPNSLMVAFTAEYAGGRLQLDPNEIEAAHWYPIDQIPQLPEPMTLSRQLIDAVIAHKKRRPA, encoded by the coding sequence ATGAACAACAAAGCCTACTGGATTTTACGTTATCGCAATCAGATCCTGACCACGAGCACGATTTCTTCCAGGGACATTTTTCCCTTTGGTGAGGTATTGCCTTTTGGTTCTCTTAATAATCCCTTGCCGGTGGGAGAATGGCGGGGAGAAAATTGTATGACAGCAGAGTTGGGAACTCTGCCCTCCATACCCCATGAACTCGTGCCCTTGCGTTCTTTACACGCATTAGCCGGGAATGAGGCCTATGTTCTTGCTGGAAGGGCGGTGCAACTGCTTGATTGGCAGGCTACCCATAAATTTTGTGGACAATGTGGTGGCAGAACGGAGCAGGGAAGAGATCCGTTATCCAAAGAATGTCCAGCCTGTTCCCTTCATTTTTACCCACGAATTTCGCCTGCTATTATGGTGCTGGTGAGCAAAGGAGATACTATCCTGTTGGGGCGAGGCCCTCATTTTAAACCTGGGGTGTTCAGCGCCCTCTCCGGGTTCGTTGAGCCAGGGGAGACCTTGGAGCAGTGTGTGCATCGTGAGGTGCGCGAAGAAGTGGGGATTGAAGTCCAGAATCTGCAGTACTTTCGCAGTCAACCATGGCCCTTTCCCAATTCGCTCATGGTTGCCTTTACCGCGGAATATGCAGGTGGGAGGCTGCAGTTGGATCCCAACGAAATCGAGGCAGCCCATTGGTATCCCATCGATCAGATACCGCAACTGCCAGAGCCCATGACCCTGTCAAGGCAGTTGATTGATGCTGTCATTGCCCATAAAAAAAGGCGCCCTGCGTAA
- a CDS encoding DUF5320 domain-containing protein, with translation MPRGDGTGPMGMGSMTGWGSGFCASGTGTGFGGRLGAVQGRFGGRRCGAGRGFGPGFAQGCYGRTAFTASVPFSAENQEQRLKNQAETLQAQLQQIQSQLAAMAKTKSE, from the coding sequence ATGCCACGAGGAGATGGTACAGGTCCCATGGGAATGGGATCGATGACTGGTTGGGGCAGCGGATTCTGTGCGAGTGGAACCGGCACAGGGTTTGGCGGAAGGTTGGGTGCTGTTCAGGGACGATTTGGAGGACGTCGATGTGGCGCAGGCCGAGGCTTTGGCCCTGGATTTGCCCAGGGATGTTACGGCCGAACTGCATTCACAGCGTCAGTTCCTTTTTCTGCTGAAAATCAGGAACAGCGACTCAAAAATCAGGCTGAAACCTTACAAGCACAACTGCAGCAGATACAGAGTCAGTTAGCTGCAATGGCAAAAACGAAAAGCGAATGA
- a CDS encoding ATP-binding cassette domain-containing protein encodes MDEPFLRLTNFSYGYPGAADLVLRDISLVIEPGSCILLEGPTGCGKSTLLLALRGLLPPGANQGQLATQASVGLVLQRPATQLLYATVGADVAFGLENRCIAPEKMKNTVEGSLALLGVDRPLGFPVDRLSMGQQYRSCIAGQMVCEPDVILLDEPIAQLDPLGRKQILKLIVEWKTQGKAILISEHLGPVVHSVVDHVWQMNMQGRLTVVSLDKETIRDEQVYLPGKVRKQACRNSESAETAVVFSLQKVQLFASPSSQMIFDFDLYQGQGMAIIGENGCGKTTLMRCLAGLDQPEHGLILFQGAAPTLSTVQGRLAYLLQDPKKQLFETTVFAEVAFGGKRCGLSGDQLKKRVHILLKHLGIEHLHATSPHLLSYGQKHLVGLAAVLAGAPKVLLLDDPFAGLDTTNISRVLNLIHRECKEQKLTVIWTSHDPVATTDWADRVCVLGEVEGFLARSKEAAAKKRGSRWAWYGAEEKQASISSGKLLACCTLLSCLAFTAKGPFALGLLSAINGLLIALVAPSPLRLLHKSIGFFLWQSGLVVLLYMLRFGVLRGIEPGLLMAWQLFLGFWPGIIFMKISNARETSRVIGRFLSPRLAFVFSVCLRFLPMLIAEMREIREIQILRGARLFLRDLRHPRSWPDWLHCLLVPTLIRTLALADEIALAARNRDFGRFPHRTYWPGE; translated from the coding sequence ATGGACGAGCCCTTTCTCCGCTTAACCAACTTCAGCTATGGCTATCCCGGTGCAGCCGATCTTGTCCTTCGGGACATTTCGCTGGTCATAGAACCGGGATCCTGCATTTTACTCGAAGGCCCAACAGGTTGCGGTAAATCTACCCTGCTGCTTGCCCTGCGCGGACTCTTACCGCCAGGGGCAAACCAGGGGCAGTTGGCAACTCAGGCCTCTGTCGGCCTGGTCCTGCAACGACCTGCCACTCAGCTGCTGTATGCCACTGTGGGGGCTGATGTAGCCTTTGGTTTGGAGAACCGCTGCATCGCACCAGAGAAGATGAAAAACACGGTGGAGGGATCCCTTGCACTGCTTGGAGTCGATCGTCCCCTGGGCTTTCCTGTGGATCGGCTTTCCATGGGCCAGCAATATCGAAGCTGTATCGCCGGGCAGATGGTCTGTGAACCGGATGTTATCTTGCTGGATGAACCTATTGCCCAGTTGGATCCACTCGGTAGAAAACAAATACTTAAGCTTATTGTGGAGTGGAAAACCCAGGGAAAGGCGATTCTTATCTCCGAGCACCTGGGGCCTGTTGTTCATTCAGTGGTCGATCATGTCTGGCAAATGAACATGCAAGGGCGTCTTACTGTTGTCTCTCTGGATAAAGAGACCATAAGAGATGAGCAGGTTTATCTTCCTGGGAAGGTGCGCAAGCAAGCATGCAGGAATTCAGAATCTGCAGAGACTGCAGTGGTTTTTTCCCTGCAAAAAGTTCAGCTTTTTGCCAGTCCATCCTCGCAAATGATCTTTGATTTTGATTTGTATCAAGGGCAGGGGATGGCAATCATTGGGGAAAACGGCTGTGGTAAAACAACGCTCATGCGTTGCCTGGCAGGTCTTGATCAGCCTGAACACGGCCTGATCCTCTTTCAAGGCGCCGCGCCGACCTTAAGTACCGTCCAGGGCCGGTTGGCGTATCTGCTTCAGGATCCCAAAAAACAGCTTTTTGAAACCACCGTTTTTGCTGAAGTGGCCTTTGGTGGTAAACGGTGTGGGTTGAGCGGGGATCAGCTCAAAAAGCGGGTCCATATTCTTTTGAAGCATTTGGGGATTGAACATCTTCATGCAACTTCGCCCCATCTCCTGAGTTATGGCCAGAAACATCTCGTTGGCCTCGCCGCGGTGCTGGCAGGAGCACCCAAAGTGCTGCTTTTGGATGATCCTTTTGCTGGACTTGACACCACAAATATCAGCCGGGTGCTGAACCTGATTCATCGTGAATGTAAGGAGCAAAAACTCACCGTTATTTGGACCAGCCACGACCCTGTTGCCACAACTGACTGGGCTGACCGAGTCTGTGTTTTAGGCGAGGTAGAGGGATTTTTAGCGCGCAGTAAAGAAGCCGCAGCCAAGAAGAGAGGAAGCCGCTGGGCATGGTATGGGGCCGAGGAAAAACAGGCCTCGATTTCATCAGGAAAATTGCTTGCCTGCTGCACACTGCTTTCCTGTCTTGCCTTTACCGCAAAAGGACCCTTTGCCCTGGGCTTGTTAAGCGCTATCAACGGCCTGCTGATCGCCTTGGTCGCACCTTCCCCCTTGCGACTGTTGCACAAAAGCATAGGATTTTTTTTATGGCAAAGCGGGCTGGTTGTTCTCCTCTATATGTTACGTTTCGGCGTGCTCAGAGGAATAGAACCCGGTCTGCTCATGGCCTGGCAGTTGTTTCTTGGTTTTTGGCCAGGGATCATCTTTATGAAAATTAGCAATGCCAGAGAGACATCCAGGGTGATCGGCCGTTTTCTATCCCCACGTCTGGCCTTTGTATTCTCGGTTTGTCTGCGATTTTTGCCCATGCTTATCGCCGAGATGCGAGAGATACGTGAGATTCAGATTCTTCGCGGTGCCCGGCTTTTTCTTCGTGATCTTCGTCACCCCAGATCCTGGCCCGATTGGCTGCACTGTCTGTTGGTGCCGACCCTTATTCGTACTCTGGCACTTGCTGATGAGATAGCCCTGGCGGCACGAAACCGTGATTTTGGTCGTTTTCCCCATCGTACTTACTGGCCGGGAGAGTAA